In Leisingera sp. NJS204, the following are encoded in one genomic region:
- a CDS encoding DUF5928 domain-containing protein → MAKIAYILLCHKDPEAIIQQAERLTAAGDYMAIHFDGRAAPEDYQLIRAELADNPNVTFAKKRIKCGWGEWSLVEATLHALRSAVDEFPRATHFYMLSGDCMAVKTAEYAHRFLDQHDKDFIESFDFFESDWIKTGMKEDRLIYRHIFNERKHKQLFYWSHGLQKRLGLQREVPADIQVQIGSQWWCLRRRTVEWILDFTRRRRDVMRFFRTTWIPDETFFQTLVRHLIPEGEIETRTLTFLMFTDYGMPVNFHNDHYDLLLSQDFLFARKISPEATELKSRLGRLYAAQGIDFQISNEGRSLYTFLVQRGRIGRRFAPRFWETESSLGRERELLIVICKKWHVAKRLLEQIRQVTNIPAIEYLFNEEDTPLPDLGGIQAALLKRTRHRRALMRMLFEYYESDQLIICLDPGAIDLMNDFDSDRSSTRFLQIECEFSNDYLTGHAHRVGLAGERTPQLTLERLLPTIRNDILHENDRIRDAGFSQLFHMRESSSPEENAGQLRGFLGLTEEKAMQIAGTHYLFAD, encoded by the coding sequence ATGGCAAAAATCGCATATATTCTGCTCTGCCATAAAGACCCCGAGGCGATCATCCAGCAGGCTGAGCGGCTGACCGCGGCTGGTGATTACATGGCGATTCACTTTGACGGACGGGCGGCGCCGGAAGACTACCAGTTGATCCGGGCTGAACTGGCAGACAATCCAAATGTGACCTTTGCCAAAAAGCGGATCAAATGCGGCTGGGGGGAATGGTCGCTGGTTGAGGCGACGCTGCACGCGCTGCGCAGCGCGGTTGATGAATTCCCGCGTGCCACCCATTTCTACATGCTGTCGGGCGATTGCATGGCGGTGAAAACTGCGGAGTATGCCCACCGGTTCCTTGATCAGCATGACAAGGATTTCATCGAAAGCTTCGATTTCTTCGAAAGCGACTGGATCAAGACCGGCATGAAGGAAGACCGGCTGATCTACCGGCACATTTTTAACGAGCGCAAGCACAAGCAGCTGTTCTACTGGAGCCACGGCCTGCAGAAACGCCTGGGGCTGCAGCGCGAGGTGCCGGCCGATATCCAGGTGCAGATCGGCAGCCAGTGGTGGTGCCTGCGCCGCCGCACGGTGGAGTGGATTCTGGATTTCACCCGCAGGCGCCGCGATGTGATGCGGTTCTTCCGCACCACCTGGATCCCGGATGAAACCTTCTTTCAGACCCTGGTGCGCCACCTGATCCCGGAAGGCGAGATCGAGACCCGGACCCTCACCTTCCTGATGTTCACCGATTACGGGATGCCGGTGAATTTCCACAATGACCATTACGACCTGCTGCTGAGCCAGGACTTTTTGTTCGCCCGCAAGATCAGCCCCGAAGCGACAGAATTGAAATCGCGGCTTGGGCGGCTTTATGCGGCGCAAGGCATCGACTTTCAAATCTCGAACGAGGGGCGCAGCCTGTATACATTCCTGGTCCAGCGGGGCCGGATCGGGCGCCGGTTTGCACCGCGGTTCTGGGAGACCGAAAGCTCGCTGGGGCGTGAACGCGAGCTGCTGATCGTGATCTGCAAGAAATGGCACGTGGCCAAGCGGCTGCTGGAACAGATCCGCCAAGTGACAAATATCCCGGCCATCGAATACCTGTTCAACGAAGAAGACACCCCGTTGCCCGACCTCGGCGGCATCCAGGCGGCGCTGTTGAAGCGCACCCGGCACCGCCGCGCGCTGATGCGGATGCTGTTCGAATACTACGAATCCGATCAGCTGATCATCTGCCTGGATCCCGGCGCCATCGACCTGATGAACGATTTCGATTCCGACCGCTCCTCGACCCGTTTCCTGCAGATCGAATGCGAGTTCAGCAACGACTATCTGACCGGCCACGCGCACCGGGTCGGACTGGCGGGTGAGCGCACACCGCAATTGACGCTGGAGCGCCTGCTGCCGACTATCCGCAACGACATCCTGCATGAAAACGACCGCATCCGCGATGCCGGGTTCAGCCAGCTGTTTCATATGCGGGAAAGCAGCAGCCCGGAGGAAAACGCCGGGCAGCTGCGCGGTTTCCTGGGTCTGACCGAGGAGAAAGCCATGCAGATTGCAGGAACCCATTACCTGTTCGCAGATTGA